The following proteins are co-located in the Haloplanus sp. HW8-1 genome:
- a CDS encoding NusA-like transcription termination signal-binding factor produces the protein MRVTLSDRDRRFIACFEDETGATARDCLVDEEGSEDRVVFLVAAGEMGQAVGPDGRRVRSVEETLGRSVALVEDADTPEAFVANALAPAAVKHVTISEQGDRIAYAEVPEADRGAAIGRDGRNIETARRLAKRHYDIDDVQLT, from the coding sequence ATGCGCGTCACCCTGTCGGACCGCGACCGCCGGTTCATCGCCTGCTTCGAGGACGAAACCGGCGCGACCGCCCGCGACTGCCTCGTCGACGAGGAGGGCAGCGAGGACCGCGTCGTCTTCCTCGTCGCCGCCGGCGAGATGGGACAGGCGGTCGGCCCCGACGGGCGGCGGGTACGGTCCGTCGAGGAGACGCTCGGCCGCTCGGTCGCTCTCGTCGAGGACGCCGACACGCCGGAGGCGTTCGTCGCGAACGCGCTGGCCCCGGCGGCGGTCAAGCACGTCACGATCAGCGAACAGGGCGACCGGATCGCCTACGCCGAGGTTCCCGAGGCGGACCGCGGCGCCGCCATCGGGCGTGATGGGCGGAACATCGAGACGGCTCGACGCCTGGCGAAGCGACATTACGACATCGACGACGTGCAGTTGACTTAG
- a CDS encoding ornithine cyclodeaminase family protein, with product MHEVHVLTAEEIDGLARFEEYVEAVRAGYRQYGEGAPITPRIALENTERQAVQLKTYIAVLPESGAMGGYLYTSVGEDQWYMTPLYDAETGEPKALLDGTALSPLKTGAVGGVAVDELARDDARTVGVYGSGPQARAQVRATAAVRDVERVTVYSPTETNAEALRTRLDGELDAVVETAADETEPVAGADIVITATSSETPVFDGDLLEAGAHVTAMGQHEPTGRELDETVIEQAKYVPDTRQRALDESGELRQAIERGAVTEDHIHGDLGAVVAGEKPGRETADEITVFDSGGTPIETVSAAQLAHQKGRDASVGTALPFSSLRAAIDWR from the coding sequence ATGCACGAAGTGCACGTTCTCACTGCCGAGGAGATCGACGGCCTCGCACGGTTCGAGGAGTACGTGGAAGCCGTTCGCGCCGGGTATCGCCAATACGGCGAGGGAGCACCGATCACGCCGAGAATCGCGTTGGAAAATACCGAACGACAGGCAGTGCAGTTGAAGACGTACATCGCAGTTCTCCCCGAATCCGGCGCGATGGGGGGATATCTCTACACCTCAGTCGGCGAGGATCAGTGGTACATGACGCCGCTCTACGACGCCGAAACCGGCGAACCGAAAGCACTGTTGGACGGGACGGCGCTGAGTCCCCTCAAAACCGGGGCCGTGGGCGGTGTCGCAGTCGACGAACTCGCTCGCGACGATGCCCGGACCGTCGGCGTGTACGGAAGCGGTCCGCAGGCGAGAGCCCAAGTGCGTGCCACGGCCGCCGTGCGTGATGTGGAGCGAGTCACGGTGTACTCGCCCACCGAAACGAACGCGGAAGCGCTCCGGACACGACTGGACGGGGAGTTGGATGCCGTCGTCGAAACCGCCGCCGACGAAACGGAACCCGTTGCGGGCGCGGATATCGTCATCACGGCGACGAGTTCGGAGACACCCGTCTTCGACGGGGACCTGCTCGAGGCGGGCGCGCACGTGACAGCCATGGGTCAGCACGAACCGACGGGACGGGAGTTGGACGAAACCGTGATAGAGCAGGCGAAGTACGTCCCCGATACGCGGCAGCGAGCGCTCGACGAGTCCGGGGAATTACGGCAGGCGATCGAACGAGGTGCCGTGACGGAGGACCATATCCACGGTGACCTCGGGGCGGTCGTCGCGGGAGAGAAACCGGGACGGGAAACCGCCGACGAGATTACCGTGTTCGACAGCGGGGGCACACCGATCGAAACCGTCTCCGCGGCGCAGTTGGCCCACCAGAAGGGACGAGACGCATCGGTCGGAACGGCGCTTCCATTCTCCTCTCTCAGGGCAGCGATCGACTGGCGGTGA
- a CDS encoding 30S ribosomal protein S12 encodes MANGKYAARKLKKDRQTRRWSDSEYARRERGLRKKSDPLEGAPQARGIVLEKVGIEAKQPNSAIRKCVRVQLIKNGKQVTAFCPGDGAISFIDEHDEVTIAGIGGAKGRAMGDLSGVNYKVEKVNGVSLIELVRGNAEKPVR; translated from the coding sequence ATGGCGAACGGCAAGTACGCGGCCCGCAAACTCAAGAAGGACCGCCAGACGCGGCGGTGGTCCGACTCGGAGTACGCGCGACGCGAGCGCGGCCTCCGGAAGAAGTCGGACCCGCTCGAGGGGGCGCCCCAGGCACGGGGCATCGTCCTCGAGAAGGTCGGTATCGAGGCGAAACAGCCCAACTCGGCGATCCGGAAGTGCGTCCGGGTCCAGTTGATCAAAAACGGCAAGCAGGTGACGGCGTTCTGTCCTGGCGACGGGGCTATCTCCTTCATCGACGAACACGACGAGGTCACCATCGCCGGCATCGGCGGCGCGAAGGGTCGCGCGATGGGTGACCTCTCCGGCGTGAACTACAAAGTCGAGAAGGTCAACGGCGTCTCGCTCATCGAACTCGTGCGCGGTAACGCGGAGAAACCGGTGCGATAA
- a CDS encoding 30S ribosomal protein S7, with protein sequence MSESDTPEPDAPAGSDDQDTDALLFGVWETEDIAYSDPSTQRYINVTPIAHTMGRHASKQFQKSEISVVERLINRLMQTEENTGKKQQAMGIVREAFELVDEQADENPVQVLVTAVENAAPREETVRLKYGGISVPQAVDVAPQRRVDQALKFLAEGTYRGSYKTSTSAAEALANQLTGAADYDVGTYAINQKEEAERVAAAAR encoded by the coding sequence ATGTCCGAGAGCGACACCCCCGAACCCGACGCTCCCGCCGGGAGCGACGATCAGGACACCGACGCCCTGCTGTTCGGCGTCTGGGAGACCGAAGACATCGCGTACTCCGACCCCAGCACGCAGCGGTACATCAACGTCACACCCATCGCCCACACGATGGGTCGACACGCCTCCAAGCAGTTCCAGAAAAGCGAGATCTCGGTCGTCGAGCGTCTCATCAATCGCCTGATGCAGACCGAGGAGAACACCGGGAAAAAACAGCAGGCGATGGGCATCGTCCGTGAGGCGTTCGAACTCGTCGACGAACAGGCCGACGAGAACCCGGTGCAGGTGCTCGTCACGGCCGTCGAGAACGCGGCGCCGCGCGAGGAGACCGTCCGCCTGAAATACGGCGGCATCTCCGTCCCGCAGGCGGTCGACGTGGCGCCCCAGCGTCGGGTCGATCAGGCGCTGAAGTTCCTCGCCGAGGGTACCTATCGCGGGTCGTACAAGACGTCGACGAGCGCCGCGGAGGCGCTCGCGAACCAGTTGACCGGCGCCGCCGACTACGACGTCGGCACCTACGCGATCAACCAGAAAGAGGAAGCCGAGC
- the rpoA2 gene encoding DNA-directed RNA polymerase subunit A'': MTETGYEHVTDDIEAVVEDTELPRRLKDRIYGTIEERGPITTEQADEIARATESKYIDTRVDPLDPVGTVSAQSIGEPGTQMTMNTFHYAGVAEIDVTQGLPRLIELVDARKTPDTPMMTVYLDEEYATDRERAHEVVWAIESTKILSLGDVSTNVADMLVQVDLNEETLIERWPTVEDVTDVAIEIAETIEDALGVQTRREGTLIEFGPSEPSYRELLQLVEELRDVVFKGIEEVSRVVIRKESLEDGEEFVLYTEGSAFGDVIEIEGVDASRTTCNNIHEIYRNLGVEAAREAIINETMDTLEEQGLDDVNVRHLMLVADIMTNRGTIESIGRHGISGSKESVLARAAFEVTVNHLLDAAIHGERDRLDGVIENVIVGKPVAIGTGDVDLRMGSFSAGQQPSDD, encoded by the coding sequence ATGACTGAGACCGGCTACGAACACGTTACCGACGACATCGAGGCGGTCGTCGAGGATACGGAACTGCCCCGCCGGCTGAAAGATCGGATCTACGGGACGATCGAGGAGCGCGGGCCGATCACGACCGAGCAGGCCGACGAGATCGCGCGCGCGACCGAGTCGAAGTACATCGACACGCGGGTCGACCCGCTCGATCCCGTCGGGACGGTGTCGGCCCAGTCCATCGGCGAACCCGGGACCCAGATGACGATGAACACGTTCCACTACGCGGGGGTCGCCGAGATCGACGTGACCCAGGGGCTGCCCCGTCTGATCGAACTGGTGGACGCCCGGAAGACGCCGGACACGCCGATGATGACGGTCTACCTCGACGAGGAGTACGCGACGGACCGCGAGCGCGCCCACGAGGTGGTGTGGGCCATCGAGTCCACGAAGATCCTCTCGCTGGGTGACGTGTCGACGAACGTCGCCGACATGCTCGTGCAGGTCGACCTCAACGAAGAGACGCTGATCGAGCGGTGGCCGACGGTCGAGGACGTCACCGACGTGGCCATCGAAATCGCGGAGACGATCGAGGACGCACTGGGCGTCCAGACCCGGCGCGAGGGGACGCTCATCGAGTTCGGCCCCTCCGAACCCAGCTACCGCGAGCTGCTCCAGTTGGTCGAAGAACTCCGCGACGTGGTGTTCAAGGGCATCGAGGAGGTCTCCCGCGTCGTCATCCGGAAGGAGAGCCTCGAGGACGGCGAGGAGTTCGTCCTCTACACCGAGGGGTCGGCCTTCGGCGACGTGATCGAGATCGAGGGTGTCGACGCGTCCCGGACCACCTGTAACAACATCCACGAGATCTATCGGAATCTCGGGGTGGAGGCGGCCCGCGAGGCCATCATCAACGAGACAATGGACACGCTCGAAGAGCAGGGGCTGGACGACGTGAACGTCCGCCACCTGATGCTCGTGGCCGATATCATGACCAACCGCGGCACCATCGAGTCCATCGGCCGCCACGGCATCTCGGGGTCGAAGGAGTCGGTGCTCGCCCGCGCCGCGTTCGAGGTGACGGTGAATCACCTGCTGGATGCCGCGATCCACGGCGAGCGCGACCGACTGGACGGCGTCATCGAGAACGTCATCGTCGGCAAGCCGGTCGCGATCGGCACCGGCGACGTCGACCTCCGGATGGGCTCGTTCAGCGCGGGACAACAGCCCTCGGACGACTAG